A region of the Limibacillus halophilus genome:
GCTGGTCGTCGCGGTTTCCGGTATTGCCACTGCTTATCTGGCCTACAGCGTAATGCCCGGCTTGCCTGCCCGGTTCGTTTCGGCAGCGCGGCCGCTTTACCTGTTCTTGCTCAACAAATGGTATTTCGACGAGCTTTACGATTTTCTCTTCGTACGACCGGCGAGAGCTTTGGGCCGAGGACTGTGGCAGACGGGCGATGTTCTGTTGATAGATGGTTTGGGTCCCAACGGTGTTGCGAGCGTTGCTCGGGGTATCGCGCAACGCGTGGCCAAGGTTCAAAGCGGTTACGTCTATCACTATGCCTTTGCCATGCTGATCGGGGTGGTGTTCCTGGTTAGCTGGTATCTCTTGACTCGGATTGGATGAGGCGAAAGTTATGCAAGGTTGGCCAATTCTTTCGCTAGTAACCTTCCTGCCGCTGGTAGGGGCTGCTTTCATCCTGTTTGTGCGGGGTGATGAAGAGGTTGTTGCGCGCAACGCCCGTTATGTCGCGCTCTGGACATCACTTATCACGTTTGCCTTGTCGCTCTTCCTTTGGTTCGATTTCGAACGAGGCACTGCCGAGTTTCAGTTTGTCGAACGCATTGAATGGTTGCCGACCTTTGGTATCGCCTACAAGGTTGGAGTCGACGGTATTTCGGTGCTCTTCGTGTTGTTGTCGACCCTGCTGACGCCGCTTTGCGTGTTGGCGAGTTGGGAATCGATCACAAAGCGCGTTAAGGAGTACATGATCGCCTTCCTGGTTCTGGAAACCATGATGGTGGGCATGTTCTGCGCACTCGACTTCATCACCTTCTACATTTTCTTTGAGGCCGTGCTGATTCCGATGTTCCTGATCATCGGTGTTTGGGGCGGTCAGCGCCGTGTGTACGCCGCCTTTAAGTTTTTTCTCTATACGCTGGCGGGTTCGGTGTTGATGCTGCTGGCAATTCTCGCGATTTATCTGGAAACCGGGACCACAGATATTCCAACCTTGCTGACAAGTCGCATTCCTTTCGACATGCAGATCTGGTTGTGGCTGGCCTTCTTCGCTTCCTTTGCCGTCAAAGTGCCGATGTGGCCGGTTCATACCTGGTTGCCGGACGCCCACGTGGAGGCACCGACGGCAGGCTCTGTCATTCTGGCAGGCGTGCTCTTGAAGATGGGTGCTTATGGGTTCCTGCGCTTCTCCTTGCCGATGTTACCAGAGGCCAGCCAATTCTTCATGCCGTTGATCTTTACCCTTTCCATCGTCGCCGTGATTTACACATCACTGGTTGCCTTGGCACAGGAAGACATGAAAAAGCTGATTGCCTACTCGTCAGTCGCGCACATGGGTTTCGTGACGGTCGGCATTTTCGTGGTCAATCAACAGGGCCTTGAAGGCGCTATTTTCCAGATGCTTTCGCATGGTGTGGTCTCGGCGGCTCTCTTCCTCGTCGTCGGTGTCGTCTATGATCGTTTGCACACGCGCGAAGTTTCCCGCTACGGCGGTCTTGCGGAAACGATGCCGGCGTATGCACTAATTTTTATGGCTTTCATGCTTGGTTCCGTGGGGCTGCCGGGCACGTCTGGCTTTGTTGGCGAGTTCCTGGTCATCGTCGGCGCTTTCCAGCACAACACCTGGGTCGCGCTGTTGACGGCAAGCGGCATGGTGCTGGGTGCGGCCTACATGCTCTATCTCTATCGCCGCGTTATCTTCGGCAAGTTGACCAAGGAGGATCTAAAGAGCCTCGCCGACCTAAGTTGGCGTGAGCAGGCAGTCTTTGCGCCACTTCTGGTCATCATGCTGTGGATGGGTGTCTATCCGGCGAGTTTCCTCGACATCATGTCGGCTTCGGTGGAAAACCTGATCTCTAATTACGAGCTGGCGCTGGCCGGGAGCGATGCGCCCCGCCTTGCTGCCGTGTTCGGCCTAAACTGAGGGAAAGCGTAGCCTATGATTGCCGACCTCGAACTAACTCGCGCCCTTCCGGAATTGTTCCTGGCAGTTGCCTCAATGGGGCTATTGATGCTGGGCGTTTTCCACAAAAAGGGAACAGCAGATACGACGCTCTGGCCATCCGTGGGCGTTCTCACTTTGGCTTTGTTGCTGTTGTGGTTTCAGCCGGAACCGGCGGGGCTCGCCTTCAACGGCCTGTTCGTGATTGATGGCTTTGCGACGTTCATGAAGTCGCTGGTGTTGATTGGCGCGATTGGCGCGATGTTCCTGTCACTTCGATACGTGGCGGAGCAGGGCATGGACCGCTTCGAGTTCCCAGTACTACTCGTCCTTTCCAGCCTTGGCATGCTGATGATGATTTCTGCCGGCAATTTAATGTCGCTCTATGTCGGTCTGGAGCTTCAGTCGCTGGCGCTGTACGTGGTTGCCGCCTTTCGGCGTGACAGCCAGCGGTCGACCGAGGCGGGCTTGAAGTACTTTATTCTGGGCGCCCTTTCGTCGGCAATGCTGCTCTACGGCTGCTCTCTGGTATATGGCTTTGCAGGCGCGACTGATTTCGTCGTGCTCGCCAATGTCTTTGAGGCGGCTGCCGCCTCTGGTGAAGCACCCTCCCTCGGCCTGATCATCGGTGTGGTCTTCGTCATGGCGGGTTTGGCTTTCAAGATTTCCGCCGTGCCTTTCCATATGTGGACACCTGACGTTTATGAAGGCGCGCCCACAGCGGTTACGGCTTTCTTTGCGACCGCGCCGAAGGTAGCGGCGATGGCACTGTTCGTGCGTGTCTTGATTGGGCCTTTTGGCGATTTGATCGACCAGTGGCAGCAGATCGTAATTTTCATTTCCATCGCTTCGATGACTCTTGGCGCTTTTGCGGCGATACAGCAGACCAACATCAAGCGTCTGATGGCTTATTCCTCTATTGGACATATGGGCTACGCACTGGTGGGGCTTGCTGCGGGCAGCGAGCAGGGTGTCCAGGGGATCATGATCTATATGGCGATCTATCTGGTCATGAACCTGGGAACCTTCGCGGTGATCTTGTCTATGCGTCATCAAGGCCGCATGTTGGAGGGAATCGACGACTTACGGGGGCTTTCCAAGACCAATCCAATGGTGGCGCTTGCAATGGCGATTTTCATGTTTTCCATGGCTGGAATTCCGCCGCTGGCGGGCTTCTTCGGAAAGCTGTATGTCTTTATGGCCGCGATCAATGCTGAGCTTTACACACTCGCGGTGATTGGTGTTCTGGCATCAGTCGTAGGAGCCTTTTACTACCTTCGAATCATCAAGCTCATGTACTTTGATGAGCCTGTCGAAAGTCTAGATGAACCGCCGGGAAGGCCACTGGGACTGGTGTTGCTGGCGACTGCTGTGGCAATAGTCTTCTTCTTCGTTGTTCCGGGGCCGTTGGTTGAAACCGCGGGTAGCGCAGCAGCTTCACTCTTTGCCGGCTGAGGAGAAAAATCTATGAGCGACGCGCCTGAAACACCCAAGCTGGCGCCTGCGTTTCGCTTAGTTGCCCTGGA
Encoded here:
- a CDS encoding NADH-quinone oxidoreductase subunit M, with amino-acid sequence MQGWPILSLVTFLPLVGAAFILFVRGDEEVVARNARYVALWTSLITFALSLFLWFDFERGTAEFQFVERIEWLPTFGIAYKVGVDGISVLFVLLSTLLTPLCVLASWESITKRVKEYMIAFLVLETMMVGMFCALDFITFYIFFEAVLIPMFLIIGVWGGQRRVYAAFKFFLYTLAGSVLMLLAILAIYLETGTTDIPTLLTSRIPFDMQIWLWLAFFASFAVKVPMWPVHTWLPDAHVEAPTAGSVILAGVLLKMGAYGFLRFSLPMLPEASQFFMPLIFTLSIVAVIYTSLVALAQEDMKKLIAYSSVAHMGFVTVGIFVVNQQGLEGAIFQMLSHGVVSAALFLVVGVVYDRLHTREVSRYGGLAETMPAYALIFMAFMLGSVGLPGTSGFVGEFLVIVGAFQHNTWVALLTASGMVLGAAYMLYLYRRVIFGKLTKEDLKSLADLSWREQAVFAPLLVIMLWMGVYPASFLDIMSASVENLISNYELALAGSDAPRLAAVFGLN
- the nuoN gene encoding NADH-quinone oxidoreductase subunit NuoN yields the protein MIADLELTRALPELFLAVASMGLLMLGVFHKKGTADTTLWPSVGVLTLALLLLWFQPEPAGLAFNGLFVIDGFATFMKSLVLIGAIGAMFLSLRYVAEQGMDRFEFPVLLVLSSLGMLMMISAGNLMSLYVGLELQSLALYVVAAFRRDSQRSTEAGLKYFILGALSSAMLLYGCSLVYGFAGATDFVVLANVFEAAAASGEAPSLGLIIGVVFVMAGLAFKISAVPFHMWTPDVYEGAPTAVTAFFATAPKVAAMALFVRVLIGPFGDLIDQWQQIVIFISIASMTLGAFAAIQQTNIKRLMAYSSIGHMGYALVGLAAGSEQGVQGIMIYMAIYLVMNLGTFAVILSMRHQGRMLEGIDDLRGLSKTNPMVALAMAIFMFSMAGIPPLAGFFGKLYVFMAAINAELYTLAVIGVLASVVGAFYYLRIIKLMYFDEPVESLDEPPGRPLGLVLLATAVAIVFFFVVPGPLVETAGSAAASLFAG